From a single Lewinella sp. LCG006 genomic region:
- a CDS encoding NADAR family protein — MFYSTQKIIQAIESGRVVDFLFFWGHRPRKDGGIGKSCLSQWYASGFSFDGEYFPTAEHWMMAGKARLFGDEPIRQHILKAASPLEAKRLGRKVKGFEQNKWSNAAQELVVEGNYLKFSQSKRLKSFLLSTGDQVLVEAAPNDAIWGIGMVAEDPRANDPTQWMGTNWLGFALMEVRDRLK, encoded by the coding sequence ATGTTTTACAGTACTCAAAAAATTATCCAAGCCATTGAAAGCGGGCGAGTAGTTGATTTCCTCTTCTTCTGGGGGCATCGCCCGCGTAAGGACGGAGGTATCGGCAAGAGCTGCCTTTCGCAATGGTATGCCAGTGGTTTCTCCTTTGATGGCGAGTATTTCCCTACCGCTGAGCACTGGATGATGGCCGGAAAAGCCCGCTTGTTTGGTGATGAGCCAATCCGCCAACATATCCTCAAAGCAGCTTCGCCCCTGGAGGCCAAGCGTTTGGGACGAAAGGTGAAAGGTTTTGAGCAAAATAAATGGAGCAATGCCGCCCAAGAATTGGTGGTAGAAGGCAACTACTTGAAGTTTTCTCAATCAAAACGCCTAAAATCCTTCTTGCTTAGTACCGGCGATCAAGTATTGGTAGAGGCCGCTCCGAATGACGCGATTTGGGGGATAGGCATGGTCGCAGAAGACCCACGGGCCAACGATCCAACGCAGTGGATGGGCACCAATTGGTTAGGCTTCGCGCTGATGGAAGTAAGAGATAGGTTGAAGTGA
- a CDS encoding sugar kinase, with amino-acid sequence MSYEYALIVKNKTRMEQLIERFNTKAQARFYLERNGGDFDEYELEHLNFQHALSEVQRQLAGVLKYKLLDRSFLPGYLFAKQHLIITVGQDGLVANTAKYAGSCPILAVNPDVDRYDGVLLPYTVNNFLSGVRRILRDDFPVEEVSLAEARLQDGQRLLAFNELFIGASSHVSARYEIAMGQQQEVHSSSGLLVSTRAGSTAWLSSVFNMVQRVPAIFGAPTGFQPPQVAANELIFAVREPFASKQTQINMVAGKLGEQQHLQLSSLMPSQGVIFSDGIEQDFLQFNSGAVATIGVAPEKAMLVQQ; translated from the coding sequence ATGAGTTACGAATATGCGTTGATCGTTAAAAACAAGACTCGAATGGAGCAACTCATTGAGCGCTTCAATACCAAGGCCCAAGCCCGGTTTTATCTGGAACGCAATGGCGGCGACTTTGATGAATACGAGCTGGAACACCTCAATTTTCAACATGCACTCAGCGAGGTACAACGCCAGTTGGCCGGCGTGCTAAAGTACAAACTGCTTGATCGTTCTTTTCTGCCGGGGTACTTGTTTGCCAAACAGCATCTCATCATTACGGTGGGGCAGGATGGCTTGGTGGCCAATACGGCTAAGTACGCCGGAAGCTGCCCCATCCTGGCCGTCAATCCAGATGTGGATCGCTACGATGGGGTGCTTTTGCCGTATACGGTAAACAACTTCCTGAGCGGGGTACGTCGCATCCTGCGTGATGACTTTCCAGTAGAGGAGGTCAGTCTGGCGGAAGCTCGTCTGCAGGATGGTCAGCGATTATTAGCGTTCAATGAGCTGTTTATTGGTGCTTCCAGCCATGTTTCGGCACGTTACGAGATCGCTATGGGGCAGCAGCAAGAGGTGCATTCCTCTAGCGGCTTGTTGGTCTCTACAAGGGCAGGCTCTACGGCTTGGCTAAGCTCGGTCTTCAATATGGTGCAGCGCGTACCAGCTATTTTTGGCGCACCTACAGGTTTTCAGCCGCCGCAAGTAGCCGCCAATGAGTTGATCTTTGCGGTGAGGGAACCTTTTGCTTCCAAGCAAACCCAGATCAATATGGTGGCAGGCAAACTGGGCGAGCAGCAACATTTACAATTGAGTTCACTAATGCCCAGCCAGGGCGTTATCTTTAGCGACGGTATCGAGCAGGATTTTCTTCAGTTCAATAGTGGTGCGGTGGCAACCATTGGCGTCGCACCCGAGAAGGCGATGCTAGTGCAGCAGTGA
- a CDS encoding SPFH domain-containing protein, which produces MFGFKHIQFDAMTYVMHYKNGTIHQEGRGLSFFYFKPNSSIVAIPMGGNDLPFVFKEMSADYQTVTIQGQISYQISEPKKLADVLDFTVNEEGRYKKNDLEKLNQRTINEAQTAVTAFIHGLSLQDALGAASTLEQRILSGLQSSPMIGMLGIEIMGVNILAVRAVPEMTRALETSTREKLQQEADQAIYERRNFAVEQERKIKESELNTEIAIEEKQKQITEKKMESEVLRQENKRKLNEMVMAGNIELEQQRQSLVEQKAINDRKLADTKAYVVDTTLKPYKDLDWKMITALSNNPDPRLNMTLAFRELAENAGKIGNLNISPDLLENLLEKGR; this is translated from the coding sequence ATGTTCGGTTTCAAGCACATTCAATTCGACGCGATGACCTATGTCATGCACTACAAAAACGGCACCATCCACCAAGAAGGACGCGGTCTCTCTTTTTTCTATTTCAAACCTAATAGTTCTATTGTTGCGATCCCGATGGGGGGCAATGATTTGCCATTTGTATTCAAGGAGATGAGTGCTGATTACCAAACGGTCACCATCCAGGGGCAGATCAGCTATCAGATCAGTGAGCCCAAAAAACTGGCGGACGTTCTCGACTTCACCGTTAATGAAGAGGGGAGGTACAAAAAGAATGATCTAGAAAAGCTCAATCAACGCACCATCAACGAGGCGCAAACAGCGGTGACGGCTTTCATTCATGGACTGAGTTTGCAGGATGCCCTTGGTGCTGCTTCTACCCTGGAGCAACGCATCCTCAGTGGGCTACAATCGTCTCCGATGATTGGCATGCTGGGCATTGAGATCATGGGCGTCAACATCTTGGCCGTTCGTGCTGTGCCGGAAATGACACGCGCACTGGAAACTTCTACCCGCGAAAAACTTCAGCAGGAGGCCGATCAAGCCATCTACGAACGTCGCAATTTTGCCGTAGAGCAAGAGCGAAAAATCAAAGAATCAGAGCTCAATACGGAGATTGCCATCGAAGAAAAGCAGAAGCAAATCACAGAAAAGAAGATGGAGTCGGAGGTGCTCCGTCAGGAAAACAAGCGGAAGCTCAACGAAATGGTGATGGCCGGTAACATTGAGCTGGAGCAGCAGCGCCAATCGCTGGTGGAGCAAAAAGCCATCAATGATCGCAAACTTGCAGATACCAAAGCCTACGTGGTAGATACCACCCTAAAACCCTATAAAGACCTGGACTGGAAGATGATCACCGCCCTGTCTAATAACCCTGACCCACGCTTAAACATGACACTGGCATTCCGTGAATTGGCTGAGAATGCGGGTAAGATTGGTAACCTGAACATCAGCCCGGATCTATTAGAAAACCTCTTGGAAAAAGGTAGATAA